The Legionella spiritensis DNA segment CCGACGGGGAACGCATCCTTGGCCTTGGCGATCAGGGAGCGGGAGGAATGGGTATTCCTATAGGAAAACTGGCGTTATATTGTGCCTGCGCCGGTATTCATCCCGCCTCCACTTTGCCCATTTTACTGGATACGGGGACCAATAATTCGGAGCTGCTTCAAGATCCGCTCTACATCGGCTGGCGCCATGAACGGATACGAGACAAAGACTATGATGATTTCGTAGCCGCTTTTGTGCAAGCCGTTAAAAAACGTTTTCCTCATATTTTATTGCAATGGGAGGATTTTGCCCTGCAAAACGCCACTCGACTGCTCGACACTTACCGCAATCAGCTATGTACGTTTAACGATGACGTACAAGGTACAGCAGCCATAGCGACCGGAACCTTATTATCGGCGGTACAGGTCACGGGCATTCATTTACGTGATCAAAAAATCGTTATCGTCGGTGCCGGATCCGCGGGATGCGGCATCGCGGAACTAGTCGTACATGCCATGGTTGAAGACGGTGTGTCGGAAGCACAGGCTCGCTCACAAATTTATATGATTGATCGTAATGGTTTGTTACTCGAGGGCATGAAAGATCTGTTACCGTTTCAACAGAAATTACTGAAACCCCGGGCCATTGTCGCCAACTGGCAATGTGAAAATCCTGATTTTATCAGCTTGAAAGACGTGATTCATAATTTGCATCCCAATGCCCTGGTTGGTGTATCCGGCCAGCCCGGCCTGTTCCATGAGGAACTAATCCGGGATATGGCCTCCCATGTTGACCGTCCCATCATCATGCCGCTCTCCAACCCCATTTCCCGCAGCGAAGCCACGCCTGAAGATTTAATGTTATGGACGGATAGCCGTGCGGTCATTGGGACCGGAAGCCCCTTTGGCAACATCATCAAAAATGGCAAGCAATTCCGGGTCGATCAAACCAATAATGTTTATATATTCCCTGGCATGGGTCTGGGCGCCATCGCGGCACAGGCCAGACATATCTCGGATAAAATGTTCATGGTCGCCGCCAAAGCGCTCGCCGACTGCGCACCGGCCAAACAAAACCCAAAAGATAATCTGCTGCCGCCATTGACCGAAGTCCGAAACGTCTCCTATCGTGTCGCACTCGCCGTAGCCAGGGAAGCGATAAAAAGTGATCTGGCTGATCCGATGTCCGATGATGAACTGGAACAGCGCATTCGCAAACATATCTGGAATCCGGTCTATGTGCCTTATCGTAAAAAGCAATAATCTTTCTGAATCCGTGTCTCAAGCGGGCTACGTCCCCATTTTAAGGACGTAGCCCGTGATAAGGTAAGGCCATAATGCAAGCAATAGTATTTTTAGGCAGAAAGTATTTTTATTTGACAAAACTGCGGCTTGTTCCTAAATTTAAAAGAACAAACTCGGGAGTATAATTATGAAGTTTCTGGCTTTTATAATTTTATTCCTGAGCAGTATAG contains these protein-coding regions:
- a CDS encoding NAD-dependent malic enzyme, with the translated sequence MDYVQREDEQGNPYFEVKTSDFSLITNPILNKGTGFSPGERADFNLYGLIPPEESSLVEQRARSYEAFKSKPTELEKYIYMRDLQDSNETLFYSLLCEHIAEIMPIVYTPVVGAACQKFSHIYRRPRGVFIAYPYKDKIDQILANARFDQVKAIVVSDGERILGLGDQGAGGMGIPIGKLALYCACAGIHPASTLPILLDTGTNNSELLQDPLYIGWRHERIRDKDYDDFVAAFVQAVKKRFPHILLQWEDFALQNATRLLDTYRNQLCTFNDDVQGTAAIATGTLLSAVQVTGIHLRDQKIVIVGAGSAGCGIAELVVHAMVEDGVSEAQARSQIYMIDRNGLLLEGMKDLLPFQQKLLKPRAIVANWQCENPDFISLKDVIHNLHPNALVGVSGQPGLFHEELIRDMASHVDRPIIMPLSNPISRSEATPEDLMLWTDSRAVIGTGSPFGNIIKNGKQFRVDQTNNVYIFPGMGLGAIAAQARHISDKMFMVAAKALADCAPAKQNPKDNLLPPLTEVRNVSYRVALAVAREAIKSDLADPMSDDELEQRIRKHIWNPVYVPYRKKQ